CTATCCAGGTGTTGCAACTGACTCAGGCACGCCGACGATTGCTCGATCAGGAGTCTAGGGCAGGTGCTGCATCAGCATTGATTGTAGGCAACCCAACCATGCCCCAAATCACCTTTCAGTTAGGGGGCAAGCCAGAGACATTATCCGCCTTACCCGGTGCGGAACAAGAAGCCAAAACGATCGCCAACTTGCTGCAAACCCAAGCTCTAGTGCATGATCAAGCCACAAAGTCTGCCGTTTTGGCCCGCTTGCCCAATGCTCGCATTATTCACCTAGCTACCCATGGGTTTTTGAATGATTTTGAGGGCCAGGGCATTCCTGGAGCAATTGCCCTAGCACCAGAGTTAAAGACAGCTCAGCCTATGGCACAACCCCTAGGAAAGATTGATGGCTTGCTAACAGCGAGTGAAATTCTTGAGCTAACTTTGGTGGCAGATTTGGTAACCCTGAGTGCCTGTG
The DNA window shown above is from Cyanobacteriota bacterium and carries:
- a CDS encoding CHAT domain-containing protein, with translation IQVLQLTQARRRLLDQESRAGAASALIVGNPTMPQITFQLGGKPETLSALPGAEQEAKTIANLLQTQALVHDQATKSAVLARLPNARIIHLATHGFLNDFEGQGIPGAIALAPELKTAQPMAQPLGKIDGLLTASEILELTLVADLVTLSACDTGRGRITGDGVIGLSRSWLAAGAASLVVSLWKVPDDSTVLLMTEFYRNLQQGQAKAEALRQAMITTKAVYPDPIDWAAFTLIGNVE